One genomic segment of Helianthus annuus cultivar XRQ/B chromosome 14, HanXRQr2.0-SUNRISE, whole genome shotgun sequence includes these proteins:
- the LOC110908020 gene encoding WD repeat-containing protein DWA2 yields the protein MQGGSTGIGYGLKYQARCIADVKADTDHTSFLTGTLSLKEENEVHLIRLSSGGTELVCEGLFSHPNEIWDLASCPFDQRVFSTVFSSGESYEAAVWQIPELYGQSNSPQLECIASLDAHKSKIKCVLWWPSGRHDKLISIDEQNIFLWSLDSSKKSAQVQSQESAGMLHHLSGGAWDPHDVNVVASTTESSIHFWDLRTMKKTNTMEYSHVRSMDYDSKNKHMLVTAADESGINIWDLRMSKAPVAELPGHAHWTWAVRSNPEYEGLILSAGTDSAVNLWFASPSNDEKSSDSVSNSTTKWTESLLHSYSDYEDSVYGLSWSSREPWLFASLSYDGRVVVESIKPHLPKTASTML from the exons ATGCAAGGAGGATCAACTGGAATCGGTTACGGTCTCAAATATCAG GCAAGATGCATTGCAGATGTGAAAGCCGATACAGATCACACAAGTTTCCTCACCGGTACTCTCAGTCTCAAAGAAGAAAACGAG GTGCATCTGATTAGACTTTCATCTGGTGGTACGGAACTTGTTTGCGAGGGTTTGTTTTCGCATCCGAATGAGATTTGGGACCTTGCTTCGTGTCCGTTTGATCAACGCGTGTTTTCTACTGTGTTCTCTTCTG GTGAATCATATGAAGCAGCTGTGTGGCAAATCCCTGAATTGTATGGCCAGTCAAATTCTCCTCAGTTAGaatgtattgcttcacttgatGCGCACAAATCAAAGATTAAGTG TGTGCTTTGGTGGCCATCTGGAAGACATGATAAGTTGATCAGCATTGATGAGCAGAATATCTTTCTTTGGAGCTTAGATTCTTCAAAGAAGAGTGCTCAG GTACAATCTCAGGAGTCAGCTGGAATGCTTCATCATTTGTCAGGGGGAGCATGGGATCCTCATGATGTCAATGTTGTTGCCTCAACTACTGAATCATCTATCCACTTCTGGGATTTGCGCACAATGAA GAAAACAAATACAATGGAATATTCCCATGTTCGTAGTATGGATTATGATAGCAAGAACAAGCATATGCTT GTGACAGCTGCGGATGAATCTGGAATAAACATATGGGATCTTAGAATGTCGAAGGCTCCTGTTGCAGAGCTCCCTGGACATGCACACTG GACTTGGGCTGTTAGAAGTAATCCTGAATATGAAGGGCTCATCCTT AGTGCCGGAACAGACTCGGCTGTCAACTTGTGGTTTGCCTCTCCTAGCAACGATGAAAAATCATCTGATAG TGTGTCCAACTCCACTACTAAATGGACGGAGTCCTTGCTCCATTCATACAGTGACTATGAAGACAGTGTTTATG GCTTGTCATGGAGTTCCCGGGAGCCTTGGTTGTTTGCATCATTATCTTATGATGGGAGG GTGGTTGTGGAGTCGATTAAGCCTCATCTtccgaagacagcttcgaccatGCTTTGA